The window AGATAGAATTGGTGTAGCAGTAAAGGATGAAAAAGGAGAATGGATCTATCCAAATGGAAACCAGATTGGTCTTCTTTTAATGAATTATATTTTAGAAAACAAAAAAAATATACCTAAAAATTCAGCAGTTGTATCTACTGTAGTTTCAACACCTATGCTAGATATTGTTGCTAAAGAAAAAGGAGTAAAGATTTTTAGAACTTTAACTGGATTTAAATTCATTGGAGAAAAAATCAGAGAGTTCGAAGAAGGAAAATATGATGCTACATTCTTAATGGGATTTGAAGAGTCTTATGGTTATCTTGTAGGAACACATGCTAGAGATAAAGATGCAGTTGTATCTACTTTATTAATAGCTGAGATGGCAGCCTATTATAATAGCATTGGATCATCAATTCCAAAAGAATTAAAAAAATTATATGAAAAATTTGGTTACTATAGAGAAGGAATAATTGCCGTTACAAAAAAAGGAAAAGATGGTGTTGAAGCTATTAGTAAAATAATGTCAAATCTTAGAGCTAATGTTTCTAACTCTTTACTAGGTAAAGCAATCGTATCAAAAAGAGATTTTAGTCTTGGATATGAAGGGTTACCAAAATCAGATGTTATTCAATTTGTATTAGAGGATAATACATATATTACAGCTAGACCTTCTGGAACAGAACCAAAAATAAAATATTACTTCTGTGTCGTTGGAAAAACAGAGATAGAAGCAAACGAAAAATTAATGAAAACTATGGAGGATTTCCAAGCTTTTATTGATTAAATCTTGGAGGTGCTTATGTTAAGCGGAATGTATATACATATTCCTTTTTGTCTTAATAAATGTAATTATTGTGATTTTTTATCTTTTAAATCTACTGAGGAAGAAAGAGAAAAATACGTTACTGCACTTATTAACGAAATTAATCTGTATCCTAAATTTCCACTTGAAACTGTTTATTTTGGGGGAGGTACTCCCTCTTTATTAACTCCTGAGCAAGTTAGCAGAATTTTAAATAATTTAAATATTAAAAATAATGCTGAAATTACTCTTGAAGTTAACCCAAAAACAGTTACACTTGAGAAATTTAAACTTTTTAAAAAAGCTGGTATAAACAGAGTTAGCATTGGAATACAAAGCTTTAATAATGAGTTACTTAAAACTTTAGGTAGACTCCATTCTTCTTCAGAAGGAGAGGAAGCTTTTTATTTTGCTAGAAAAGCTGGATTTGATAATATCAGTTTAGACTTAATGTTTTCCCTACCAAACCAGACTCTAAAGGATCTGAAATCTGACTTAAATCATCTATTCTCATTAAGACCTGAGCACTTCTCTATATATTCTTTAATTTGGGAAGAGGGTACTGATTTCTTTAGTAAACTTGAAGCTGGAATTTATAAAGAAACTGATAATGACTTAGAAGCATCTATGTATGAACTAATTATCGATGAAGCTCAAAAAAATGGATATATTCATTATGAAATTTCAAATTTCTGCCTTCCAGAAAAAAGAGCTATACACAATACAAAATACTGGAAAAATGAAGAATATCTTGGAATCGGAATTGGGGCATCTGGGTATTATCAAGATGTTAGATATAAAAATGTCTTAAAAATTCCTGAATATTATGCTAAAATATCTGATAACATTAAGCCTGTTTTAGAAGAAGAATTTGTAGATTCTGATGAAAAAGAGATTTATGAATATATTCTTGGTTTACGAATTATTCCTGATGGAATTATTCCTAAAGGAAAATATATAGATCTTTGTAATAATTTAGTTGACGAGGGATTTCTAATAAAAAATAATTTTAGATATATTTTATCTAAAAAAGGTATTCTCATGGCTAATGATGTTTTTAGTAAATTTATTTAATTATTTAGGAGGAAATTGTGGGAATTTCAGAAAATATTAATGATATCTTATTGGATATAAAAAAACTCTCTCCATATCCTGAAAAAGTAAATCTTGTTGCTGTCACTAAATATGTTGATATTGAGACTATAAAAGAGGTACTTAAAGGTGGTGCCTATATTTTAGGAGAGAATAAAGTTCAAGTTTTGACTAAAAAATATGAGGAGCTTTCAAGTTATTCTATTAATCACAAATGGCACTTTATTGGAAATCTTCAGAAAAATAAAGTTAAATATATTGCTCGTTTCATTGATATGATTCACTCTATTAATAAACTTTCTTTGGCTGAAGAGATTAATAAAAGAGCTAAAGAACATAATAGAGTTATTGAGGTTTTAATAGAGATAAACCTCTTTCAAGAAGATAGCAAAGAGGGTTATGATTATCAAGATTTTTTAAATGATATTCCTGCTCTTTTATCCCTTGAAAATATCAAAATTAAAGGTCTTATGACAATGGCGCCGTATACCGATAATGAAGATTTTATTAGAAATGGATTTAAAAAATTAAGAGAGTTAAAAGATGAGTTAAATATTCTTTATTTCAATGATTCTTTAACTGAACTTTCTATGGGAATGAGTAATGATTATAAATTAGCTCTTGAAGAGGGAGCAACTCTTATAAGAGTAGGTAGTAAAATATTCGAATAAAATATGGAGGTATCAATGAAAATTACTAAATTCAAAAATGCTTTTAAAGATTTTACTGATAGTGTTGGACTTACTTTTGATCCTGATGAAGAAAATTATGAGGAGTATCAAGAGGAAAGTGAATTAGCTGCTCCTGCTCCTAAATTTGGATTAAATAATAGTACTAAGGAAGATGTTATTCCTTCTTTTAATAACACTATTCCTAAAGCAGAAATTAAAACACCAATCAACAATACTATTCAAGAAGATTGTCAAACAATTTTTGTCAATCCAAAAAGTTTTGCAGAATGTAGAAAAATTGCAGATTATATAAAAAATGATAAAGTGGTTACACTAAATCTAGAAAATGTAAATGGAAAAGATGCACAAAGAATTCTTGATTTTTTAAGTGGTGCAATCAACATAAAAGAAGCTAAATGGATTCCTATTAGTAGAAATGTATTTACTTCTGTTCCTAAAAATATCAACTTCCTATATGATGGAAAAAATGATTTAAAACAAAATACTTTTTTAGATATTGACCACGAATAATTAATTTATGGAGGTTAATAATGAAAGCATTAGCGCTTTTTTCTGGAGGACTTGACAGTGCTCTGGCAATTAAAATTATAAAAGATCAAGGAATTGAAGTTATAGCTCTTAACTTTGTATCACATTTCTTTGGTGGAAAAAATGAAAAAGCTGAAAATATGGCTAAACAACTTGGAGTTCAATTAGAGTATGTTAATTTTAGTAGTGTTCACACTGAAATTTTAAAAGATCCTGTTCATGGACGTGGAAAGAATATGAACCCTTGTATCGATTGTCATGCTTTAATGTTTAAAACAGCTGGTGATCTTATGAAAAAATATGGAGCTTCATTCATTATCTCTGGTGAAGTTCTAGGACAAAGACCTATGTCACAAAATTATCAAGCTCTAGAAAAAGTTAAAGCTCTTTCTCCTGGTCTTGAGAATCTTATTGTGAGACCTTTATCAGCAAAGCTTTTGCCAGAAAGTGAACCTGAAAAATTAGGATGGATTGATAGAAGTAAGCTTTTAGATATCCAAGGAAGAAGTAGAAAAACTCAAATGGAACTAATGGATAAATTCGGTATTGTAGATTATCCAACTCCTGGTGGAGGATGTCTTCTTACTGATCCAGCTTATTCAAAAAGACTTAGAATCTTAGAAGAAGATGGACTATTAGAAGATGAAAACTCTAATCTATTCCACCTTTTAAAAATTGGAAGATTTTTTAGATTCGAAAAAGGAAAATATTTAATAGTTGGAAGAGAACAAGAAGATAATTTAAAAATAAATGAATTTAAAGATTACGGCTCTTTATTTATTAGAGGAAAAGAGGTTCCTGGACCTCATATGGTTGGATTTGGTAATCTGACACAAGATGAGATTGATTTTTCTTTAAATCTATTTTCTAGATACTCAAAAGTTAAAGGAACTACAGAAATAACTATTTTATTAAATGGAAAAGACGTTACTATTCCTGCAGTTGACCTTGAAAATTTAAATGAAAAAATTAAAAAGTATCAAATTACTATGTAATTTTTAACAGCTAAGATATTTTCTTAGCTGTTTTTTTTCAATTTTTATTTTAATTTATTCAAAAACGTTATATAATTATTTTGTGTTCACATATACTAAATAATGTTAAGGAGGGGACAAATTATGAAGTTGTCCAGTTATCTTTCAGAAGATAAGATTATATCTAACCTAAAAGGAGAAACCTTTGAGGAACTTATTACAAATTTACTTAAAGAACTTGCTAAAACAAATAAGCAAGTTAAAGTAGAACAAGAGATTATGAAAAAGGCTATTTTAAAAAGAGAAAGTGAAGCTTCTACGTATATTGGAAATGGTGTTGCAATTCCTCATGCTAGACTTGAATACTTTGATGACATCATTGTTTCCATCGCTTTTCCTGAAAAACATGTAACTATGAAAAATGTAATGGGTGAAGAAGAACCTGTTGATTTCATTGTTCTTATTGTTGCTGATGTTTTAAAAAATAAGAACATCCTTAAAATTATGTCTGGAATTTCTAGACTTTGCCTTAAAAATAAAGATGTTTTCAAAGAGATTTTAAAATACAAATCTCCTGAAAAAACAATTGAAATTTTAAATAAAATGAAAATTGAAATAGATCATAATATTACCGCTGAAGACTTATTTACCACATCTATACTCCCTGCTAAAGAAAATAACACTCTAGAAGATATTGCAAAAAGAATTATTATGGACAGAGTTTCTGGAATCCCAGTAGTTGATAATCATAATAACTTTTTGGGAGAAATTACAGAGCGAGAACTTATTTCTTTTGGTATGCCTAAACATACTACTATTTTAAATGATTTAAGTTTTCTTACCGTAGGTGAACCTTTCGAAAATTATTTAGTAAATGAAAAAATAACAACTATAAAAGATCTGTATAGAACAGAAGGAATAATTACAATTGATAAAGATGCTTCCCTTATGGAGATATCATATATATTTATGAATAAAGGTGTTACAAGAATTTATGTTCTTGAAAATAATAAATATGTTGGTCTTATATTTAGATCCGATATAATTAAGAAAATTTTACATATATAAGGAGAATATTTTTATGTATTCAATTAAAACTGTTTCTGAAATGGTCGGTCTTTCGTCTCATACAATTAGATATTATGACAAATGTGGTTTAATGCCATATATCGCTCGAAATAAAAATGGAATTCGTTCCTTTTCTCAAGATGATATATTTTGGATTGAAATAATTAAGTGTCTTAAAAATACTGGAATGACTATTGAAGACATTAAGTCAATTGTCGATTTAAGTTTAAAAGGAGATCATACAAAAGAGGAAAGACTAGCTATTCTTTTAGAACATAGAAAAAAAATATTAGAACAAATTGAAGAGTTAAATAATAATTTAAAGAAACTTGATTTAAAAATTGCTTGGTATGAGAATAATTCTATTTCTTGTAAATAAATCTCTTGACTTAGAGTTAACTCTAAGGTTTATAATCTCACTAATTAATAATAGGAGGTTGATTTCATGTTAAATTTTAATTTTTATAACCCAACTCATATAGTTTTTGGAAAAGATACTTTAGATCAATTAAATACTTTAGTTCCTTTAAATGCCAAAGTGCTAATAACTTACGGTGGGGGATCTGTTAAGAAATTTGGAACATTAGAAAATGTTATTAAAAATCTTCCTGGAAGAAAAATCTTTGAATTTGGTGGAATTGAACCAAATCCTCAATATGAAACTTTAATGAAAGCTGTCGATATTGCTAAAAAAGAAAATATAGACTTTCTTCTTGCTGTTGGTGGGGGATCTGTTATGGATGGAACTAAATTTATAGCTCTTGCTTCTAAATATGATGGTGATTGCCTAAATCTGCTAACTCCAGATTTTGATTTAGCTCCAGTTGATTCAGCAATTCCTTTAGGAACTGTTGTCACTTTACCAGCTACTGGATCTGAAATGAATAATGGAGCTGTTATCAGTCATAAAGGATTAAAAGTTCCTGTTTTTAGTATGCATACTTTTCCAAAATTTTCTATACTTGACCCTACGTTAACATTTACTTTACCTAAAAATCAAGTTGCTAACGGTATTATTGATACTTTTATTCATACTGTTGAGCAGTATGTTACTTATCCTGTAGATGCTAGATTTCAAGATAGAACCGCTGAAGGAATTTTGAAAACACTTATTGAAATTGGTAAAACAACAATTGAAGAACCAACTAACTATGATGCTCGTGCTAACCTTGTTTGGTGTGCTACTATGGCATTAAACGGATTGATTGGTGCTGGAGTTCCTCAAGACTGGACGACACATATGATTGGTCATGAAATTACTGCTATGTTTGGTGTTGACCATGGAAAAACTCTTGCTATACTTCAACCAGCTATATGGGAAGTTAGAAAAGAGAAAAAAAGAGAGAAATTAATTCAATATGCTGAACGTGTTTGGAATATTGAAGAGGTTAATAATGATTTAAAAATTAAACAAGCTATTGAGAAAACTCGTTCATTCTTTGAAGAACTTGGAGTTAAAACTCATCTTTCAGATTATGGTATAACAAAAGATAAAATAGATGATTTGATTTTAGCTTTAGAAAAAAACCATCGAACTTCTTTATCAGAAACTGGAGATTTATCTTTAGAAATAAGTAGAGAAATTCTCGAAAAAGCATTATAATATTTTAAGAGGCTGAGAAGTTTTTCTCAGCCATTTTTTAAAGAGGTGATTATTTTGAAAATAGATTTATTACAAGAAGCTAACCGTTGCTTAAATTGCAAAAAACCACTTTGTAAAATACATTGTCCCATATCCACAGACATACCTAATATTATAAATTTATTTAAAGAAAATAAAATAGATGAAGCTGGAGAAATTTTATTTACAAATAATCCTTTATCTATATTTTGTTCTATTGTATGTCCTCATGAAGAACAATGTAAAGGTCATTGTATAAAGGGAATTAAAGAAACTCCTGTTGAGTTTCCACTTATTGAAAAAGAAATTTCTACTGAATATCTTTCTAAATTACCTTTAAATAAAAAAGAAAATAAAAAAATAGATATAGCTATTATTGGCGGAGGACCTGCTGGTATTACTTCTGCTATTCTCTTAGCTAAAGAAGGCTTTAATGTTACTATATTTGAAGCTTTTTCTAAGTTGGGTGGTGTCTTAAGATTTGGTATTCCTGAATTTAGACTATCTAGAGAGTTAATGAATACTTTTGAAAAATATCTTTTAAATCTAGGTGTTAAAATTAAATATAATACTTTAGTTGGTCCTACTCATACTATTCAAAATTTAAAAAATGATGACTTTAAGTATGTTATCATTACAACTGGTGTTTGGAATCCTAAACCTATGGATATAAAAGGAGAAACTAAGGGAAATGTTCACTATGCTATTAACTACCTTGTTTCCCCTGAGTCATATAACCTTGGACCTAACGTTTTAGTTATTGGTGGAGGTAATGTTGCTATGGATGCAGCTAGAGTTGCTAAAAGATTGGGTAGTTCTGTAACAGTAATGTATAGACGTGCTGAAGAAGATATGCCTGCTACTAAAGTTGAAATAGCTGAAGCAAAAGAAGATGGTGTAAATTTCAAATTTTACTATGCTCCAAAAGAGATTCTAGATGATACTATGATTTTTCTAAGAACTGAATCGCATACTGATGAAAATGGAAGAAAAAAACTTGTTACTTTAGAAGATACTGATATTGCAATACCTTACAGCTCAATTATCGTTGCTGTTAGTCAAGGGCCTAAAAAAAATATTGTCTCTTCTGAAGATAGAATTAGTCTTGAAAAATGGGGAACTATAATTGTTAATGACAATTTTGAAACAACTTTAGAAAATGTATTTTCTTGTGGTGATGTAGTTACTGGTCCTAAGACTGTCGTTGCTGCTGTTAATGATGCTAAAAAAGTAGTTACTAATATCTTAAAAAAAGAGGAGTTG of the Cetobacterium sp. NK01 genome contains:
- the hemW gene encoding radical SAM family heme chaperone HemW, producing the protein MLMLSGMYIHIPFCLNKCNYCDFLSFKSTEEEREKYVTALINEINLYPKFPLETVYFGGGTPSLLTPEQVSRILNNLNIKNNAEITLEVNPKTVTLEKFKLFKKAGINRVSIGIQSFNNELLKTLGRLHSSSEGEEAFYFARKAGFDNISLDLMFSLPNQTLKDLKSDLNHLFSLRPEHFSIYSLIWEEGTDFFSKLEAGIYKETDNDLEASMYELIIDEAQKNGYIHYEISNFCLPEKRAIHNTKYWKNEEYLGIGIGASGYYQDVRYKNVLKIPEYYAKISDNIKPVLEEEFVDSDEKEIYEYILGLRIIPDGIIPKGKYIDLCNNLVDEGFLIKNNFRYILSKKGILMANDVFSKFI
- a CDS encoding YggS family pyridoxal phosphate-dependent enzyme; this encodes MGISENINDILLDIKKLSPYPEKVNLVAVTKYVDIETIKEVLKGGAYILGENKVQVLTKKYEELSSYSINHKWHFIGNLQKNKVKYIARFIDMIHSINKLSLAEEINKRAKEHNRVIEVLIEINLFQEDSKEGYDYQDFLNDIPALLSLENIKIKGLMTMAPYTDNEDFIRNGFKKLRELKDELNILYFNDSLTELSMGMSNDYKLALEEGATLIRVGSKIFE
- a CDS encoding cell division protein SepF, which encodes MKITKFKNAFKDFTDSVGLTFDPDEENYEEYQEESELAAPAPKFGLNNSTKEDVIPSFNNTIPKAEIKTPINNTIQEDCQTIFVNPKSFAECRKIADYIKNDKVVTLNLENVNGKDAQRILDFLSGAINIKEAKWIPISRNVFTSVPKNINFLYDGKNDLKQNTFLDIDHE
- a CDS encoding 7-cyano-7-deazaguanine synthase; this encodes MKALALFSGGLDSALAIKIIKDQGIEVIALNFVSHFFGGKNEKAENMAKQLGVQLEYVNFSSVHTEILKDPVHGRGKNMNPCIDCHALMFKTAGDLMKKYGASFIISGEVLGQRPMSQNYQALEKVKALSPGLENLIVRPLSAKLLPESEPEKLGWIDRSKLLDIQGRSRKTQMELMDKFGIVDYPTPGGGCLLTDPAYSKRLRILEEDGLLEDENSNLFHLLKIGRFFRFEKGKYLIVGREQEDNLKINEFKDYGSLFIRGKEVPGPHMVGFGNLTQDEIDFSLNLFSRYSKVKGTTEITILLNGKDVTIPAVDLENLNEKIKKYQITM
- a CDS encoding PTS sugar transporter subunit IIA encodes the protein MKLSSYLSEDKIISNLKGETFEELITNLLKELAKTNKQVKVEQEIMKKAILKRESEASTYIGNGVAIPHARLEYFDDIIVSIAFPEKHVTMKNVMGEEEPVDFIVLIVADVLKNKNILKIMSGISRLCLKNKDVFKEILKYKSPEKTIEILNKMKIEIDHNITAEDLFTTSILPAKENNTLEDIAKRIIMDRVSGIPVVDNHNNFLGEITERELISFGMPKHTTILNDLSFLTVGEPFENYLVNEKITTIKDLYRTEGIITIDKDASLMEISYIFMNKGVTRIYVLENNKYVGLIFRSDIIKKILHI
- a CDS encoding MerR family transcriptional regulator → MYSIKTVSEMVGLSSHTIRYYDKCGLMPYIARNKNGIRSFSQDDIFWIEIIKCLKNTGMTIEDIKSIVDLSLKGDHTKEERLAILLEHRKKILEQIEELNNNLKKLDLKIAWYENNSISCK
- a CDS encoding iron-containing alcohol dehydrogenase, whose product is MLNFNFYNPTHIVFGKDTLDQLNTLVPLNAKVLITYGGGSVKKFGTLENVIKNLPGRKIFEFGGIEPNPQYETLMKAVDIAKKENIDFLLAVGGGSVMDGTKFIALASKYDGDCLNLLTPDFDLAPVDSAIPLGTVVTLPATGSEMNNGAVISHKGLKVPVFSMHTFPKFSILDPTLTFTLPKNQVANGIIDTFIHTVEQYVTYPVDARFQDRTAEGILKTLIEIGKTTIEEPTNYDARANLVWCATMALNGLIGAGVPQDWTTHMIGHEITAMFGVDHGKTLAILQPAIWEVRKEKKREKLIQYAERVWNIEEVNNDLKIKQAIEKTRSFFEELGVKTHLSDYGITKDKIDDLILALEKNHRTSLSETGDLSLEISREILEKAL
- a CDS encoding NAD(P)-dependent oxidoreductase, producing MKIDLLQEANRCLNCKKPLCKIHCPISTDIPNIINLFKENKIDEAGEILFTNNPLSIFCSIVCPHEEQCKGHCIKGIKETPVEFPLIEKEISTEYLSKLPLNKKENKKIDIAIIGGGPAGITSAILLAKEGFNVTIFEAFSKLGGVLRFGIPEFRLSRELMNTFEKYLLNLGVKIKYNTLVGPTHTIQNLKNDDFKYVIITTGVWNPKPMDIKGETKGNVHYAINYLVSPESYNLGPNVLVIGGGNVAMDAARVAKRLGSSVTVMYRRAEEDMPATKVEIAEAKEDGVNFKFYYAPKEILDDTMIFLRTESHTDENGRKKLVTLEDTDIAIPYSSIIVAVSQGPKKNIVSSEDRISLEKWGTIIVNDNFETTLENVFSCGDVVTGPKTVVAAVNDAKKVVTNILKKEELI